From the genome of Bacteroides sp. MSB163, one region includes:
- a CDS encoding TonB-dependent receptor produces MISGKILSTEKEIVDFATVYLKGTGYGGTTNQEGIYHIKAPAGNYTLVVSAVGYKTIEKQVKLVAGERVRQNLTITPETQQLDEVTIVSTGVTRLKRSAFNAVAVDTKELQNTTKNLSDALTKAPGMKLRESGGVGSDMQLMLDGFSGKHVKVFIDGVPQEGVGNSFGLNNIPVNFADRIEVYKGVVPVGFGTDAIGGVINIVTNKKRRRWFLDASYSYGSFNTHKSYVNFGQTFKNGFTYEINAFQNYSDNDYHVEAPVEDFETGSIDRDKKVRVKRFNDTYHNEAIIGKIGFVDKEWADRLLLGFTYSHMYKDIQTGVRQEIVYGQKHRKGHSLMPSIEYYKRDLLTKGLDMALTVNYNKNETTNVDTASYKYNWYGQKALMNSPGEQSYQYSRADNNNWNGTLTVNYRINRAQMLTFNHVMNAFHRSNTSLLAKEEQKEAIAKETRKNISGLSYRLMLSENWNFSVFGKYYHQFVGGPMATSSNQSEYVRTTRDVSSMGYGAAGTYFILPGLQVKLSYEKAYRLPTIEEMFGDEDLEMGDIGIKPENSDNLNLNLSYTRTFGKHSVYVEGGLIYRNTKDYIQRNIADLSGGRSAATYINYGKVLTKGFNVSARYGFGRWLSVGGNFTQMNVRDNMKTSISSSAANLAYKERMPNLPYMFADSDVTFYWRNLWKKGNTLTVSYDNQYLHSFTYYSSNIGSNKNDYVVPNQFSHNLALSYSLHNGRYNLSFECRNFTNEKLYDNFSLQKPGRAFYGKVRVYFGN; encoded by the coding sequence ATGATTTCCGGTAAGATACTGTCTACCGAGAAAGAAATCGTTGACTTTGCGACTGTTTACCTGAAAGGAACCGGCTATGGAGGTACTACCAACCAAGAAGGTATTTATCATATAAAGGCCCCCGCAGGCAATTATACCCTGGTAGTGTCTGCCGTGGGGTATAAGACGATAGAGAAGCAAGTGAAACTGGTGGCAGGAGAGCGGGTGAGACAGAATCTCACAATCACTCCGGAAACGCAGCAACTGGATGAAGTAACGATTGTCTCTACGGGGGTGACCCGTTTGAAACGCTCCGCATTCAATGCAGTGGCGGTAGACACGAAGGAGCTACAGAACACAACGAAGAACCTGAGTGATGCCTTAACCAAGGCACCGGGTATGAAACTTCGTGAATCGGGTGGTGTGGGTTCAGATATGCAACTTATGCTGGATGGATTCAGTGGAAAGCACGTCAAGGTATTCATTGATGGTGTACCGCAGGAAGGCGTAGGAAATTCTTTCGGACTGAATAATATTCCTGTGAACTTTGCCGATCGGATTGAGGTCTATAAAGGAGTGGTACCTGTGGGATTCGGTACCGATGCTATCGGTGGGGTCATCAATATTGTAACTAACAAGAAACGTCGCCGCTGGTTTCTGGATGCCTCCTATTCTTATGGCTCATTTAATACACATAAATCATACGTCAACTTCGGACAAACCTTCAAGAATGGTTTTACTTATGAAATCAATGCCTTCCAGAATTATTCGGATAACGACTATCATGTAGAGGCACCGGTAGAAGATTTCGAAACCGGCAGTATTGACAGGGATAAGAAGGTGCGTGTAAAGCGCTTCAACGATACATACCATAACGAAGCCATTATCGGAAAGATTGGTTTTGTAGATAAGGAATGGGCGGATCGTCTGTTGTTGGGTTTCACCTATTCGCACATGTATAAGGATATACAGACCGGTGTCCGTCAGGAAATTGTATACGGTCAGAAGCATCGTAAAGGCCATTCGTTGATGCCTTCGATAGAGTACTATAAGCGTGACCTGCTCACTAAAGGTCTGGATATGGCACTGACCGTCAATTACAATAAGAATGAAACTACTAATGTGGATACTGCCTCATATAAGTACAATTGGTATGGGCAGAAAGCGCTGATGAATTCTCCCGGTGAACAGTCTTATCAATATTCACGGGCGGACAATAACAACTGGAATGGTACGCTGACTGTGAACTACCGCATCAATAGGGCACAGATGCTGACTTTCAACCATGTGATGAACGCTTTCCACCGTTCCAACACCTCGTTGCTTGCCAAGGAAGAGCAAAAAGAGGCTATCGCTAAGGAGACCCGCAAGAATATTTCCGGCCTGTCCTATCGCCTGATGCTGTCTGAAAACTGGAACTTCTCCGTATTCGGCAAATATTACCACCAGTTTGTAGGAGGTCCGATGGCTACATCCAGTAATCAGAGTGAGTATGTGCGCACTACCCGCGATGTGAGTTCCATGGGATATGGCGCAGCGGGGACTTATTTCATATTGCCCGGCCTTCAGGTCAAATTATCCTATGAGAAAGCTTATCGACTGCCTACTATTGAAGAAATGTTCGGTGATGAAGACCTGGAAATGGGAGATATAGGCATCAAGCCTGAGAATAGCGACAACCTGAACCTTAACCTCAGCTATACCCGGACATTCGGGAAACACTCCGTATATGTGGAAGGAGGTCTGATATACCGTAATACAAAAGACTATATTCAGCGTAACATTGCCGACCTGAGCGGAGGCAGATCAGCAGCTACCTATATAAATTATGGTAAGGTGCTGACGAAAGGCTTTAATGTTTCCGCCCGATATGGTTTCGGAAGATGGCTGAGTGTTGGAGGAAATTTTACGCAGATGAACGTGCGTGACAACATGAAGACCTCGATCTCCAGCAGTGCGGCCAATCTTGCCTATAAAGAGCGTATGCCCAATCTGCCGTATATGTTTGCCGATTCGGATGTGACATTCTATTGGCGCAACCTTTGGAAGAAAGGCAATACGTTGACGGTTTCCTACGACAATCAGTATCTGCATAGTTTTACTTATTATTCATCTAATATCGGATCGAATAAGAACGATTATGTGGTGCCTAATCAGTTCTCGCACAATCTGGCGCTTTCTTATAGTTTGCACAACGGACGGTATAATTTGTCGTTTGAGTGCCGCAACTTTACGAACGAGAAACTGTATGACAACTTTAGTCTTCAGAAGCCCGGACGGGCATTCTACGGGAAAGTGAGGGTATACTTTGGAAATTAA
- a CDS encoding RagB/SusD family nutrient uptake outer membrane protein, producing MKLDRKILLGLSFLALGMSGISCAGFLDEKLTTQQNTDYFDTPEGIDRLEVSLYYNLRFHFAKEYACATTNSGTDEFRVGGDGSNASWNNYDGNLQSQVVSNSTKMEEVWDGMYNGINNANLLLSKVTLDSYKGSNKSLYIGEAHFLRGLNYFKLVSQYGGVPLKLTPSVSPEREFTRATAEATYLQVIDDLKTAYDYLPSTASAVGKMTKDAAAHFLAKAYLSRASEINDSWNGATKTADLAEALRLAQEVIAHRQLAANYADLWNYTEPNGANEQLDEILLAAQFSSDKSTEGASGNQCHLYYVSVYKDLPYMQRDIAGEREYQRLRTTYYMYNIYDMVNDSRFWKSFKTKYAVNNPGKDGKYVHGDLGIMYIINRPGDTRFENVQLKEQVVYEKTGKTVPTVFVAYPKSQNGKDDVALYDYTTRYCTLNKFIDGSRDARDSRVGYRDGILARLGETYLIAAEVLIRQEKYGDALIYINKLRQRAAYKSGEDRSAYCDGGAAYKEGSLGFVDNGVNSYFAENSYYESNNIAKTTSATVLDIEDIRNLPAEDEAVIQKLGYSSDYDRMLCLLLNERSRELCGEFYRWEDLSRTKTLLARARAYNPDATSNINERHYLRPIPQTYLDAIQKNGHSLTNEEKKAQQNPGY from the coding sequence ATGAAATTAGATAGAAAAATATTATTAGGATTATCATTCTTAGCATTAGGAATGTCAGGTATTTCTTGTGCAGGTTTCTTGGATGAGAAGCTTACCACACAGCAAAATACGGATTATTTTGATACTCCGGAAGGTATTGATAGGCTGGAAGTAAGTCTTTACTATAATTTGCGGTTTCATTTTGCTAAGGAGTATGCTTGTGCAACAACAAACTCCGGAACTGATGAATTTCGTGTAGGAGGTGATGGCTCTAATGCTTCTTGGAATAATTATGATGGAAATTTGCAGTCTCAAGTAGTCAGTAATTCCACCAAGATGGAGGAAGTATGGGATGGGATGTACAATGGGATAAATAATGCAAATCTTCTACTTAGTAAAGTAACGCTGGATAGTTATAAAGGTAGCAATAAAAGCCTTTACATCGGTGAAGCTCATTTCTTGCGTGGTTTAAATTATTTTAAACTGGTTTCTCAATATGGTGGGGTACCGTTGAAGTTGACACCCAGCGTTTCTCCTGAACGTGAATTTACCCGTGCTACAGCTGAAGCTACTTATTTACAGGTTATTGATGACTTAAAAACGGCTTATGACTATCTGCCGTCCACTGCATCTGCTGTTGGAAAGATGACAAAAGATGCTGCTGCGCATTTCCTGGCTAAAGCTTACTTGTCTCGTGCTAGCGAAATCAATGACAGTTGGAATGGGGCGACGAAAACAGCTGATCTTGCTGAGGCTTTGAGGTTGGCGCAAGAAGTGATTGCTCATCGTCAGTTGGCTGCCAATTACGCTGATTTGTGGAATTATACAGAACCTAATGGTGCAAATGAACAATTGGATGAGATATTGTTGGCAGCCCAGTTCTCTTCAGATAAATCAACAGAAGGTGCTAGCGGGAATCAGTGCCATCTCTATTATGTTTCAGTATATAAGGATCTGCCTTATATGCAGCGTGATATAGCTGGGGAAAGAGAATATCAACGCCTGAGAACAACATATTATATGTATAATATTTATGATATGGTGAATGATTCTCGTTTTTGGAAGAGCTTTAAAACAAAGTATGCAGTCAATAATCCGGGGAAGGATGGTAAGTATGTACATGGAGATTTAGGTATCATGTATATTATCAATCGTCCGGGCGATACTCGTTTTGAAAATGTTCAGTTGAAGGAACAGGTTGTTTATGAAAAAACAGGGAAAACGGTTCCTACTGTGTTTGTTGCTTATCCGAAAAGCCAGAATGGTAAAGATGATGTGGCATTGTATGATTATACTACCCGTTATTGCACACTCAATAAATTCATTGACGGTTCAAGAGATGCTCGGGATAGTAGGGTAGGGTATCGGGACGGTATTCTTGCCCGATTGGGTGAAACTTACCTGATTGCGGCGGAAGTTTTGATACGTCAGGAAAAATATGGTGATGCTTTAATATACATCAATAAACTTCGCCAGCGTGCAGCCTACAAGAGTGGGGAAGACCGTTCAGCTTATTGTGATGGCGGTGCGGCTTATAAAGAAGGTTCCCTAGGTTTTGTTGACAATGGCGTTAATTCATATTTTGCCGAAAACTCATATTATGAATCTAATAACATAGCTAAGACTACATCTGCCACAGTTCTTGATATTGAAGATATACGCAACTTGCCGGCCGAAGATGAGGCGGTTATTCAGAAGCTGGGATATTCTTCTGATTACGACCGTATGTTGTGTCTTTTGTTGAATGAACGTTCACGCGAACTATGCGGGGAATTTTATCGTTGGGAAGACCTGTCGAGAACTAAAACATTGCTTGCACGTGCCAGAGCATACAATCCGGATGCTACCTCAAATATTAACGAACGACATTATTTGCGTCCGATCCCTCAAACTTATTTGGATGCAATTCAAAAGAATGGGCATTCATTGACTAATGAAGAGAAGAAAGCCCAGCAGAATCCCGGATATTGA
- a CDS encoding SusC/RagA family TonB-linked outer membrane protein produces MLLLISCPLGVWAQSKTITGVVVDVQGESIIGANVLVKGTVNGVITDINGKFTLNQVAADATLQISFIGYKEQTISLKGKSNIRVVMQEDTEMLDEVVVVGYGVQKKSDVTGAMISVSAEELTSRPVSNAFEAMQGKAAGVDITSNERPGEIGTINIRGVRSLSASNTPLYVVDGIPLMSTSGIETLNPNDIESIDILKDASATAIYGSRGANGVILVTTKQGKEGKMTLNYSGTVTAETLQDHSKMMNSAEYIDWRRWSYYYLNPSKYPRADQPTKENDYEIFLGATDPTAWKNIEKGWAGGSWDGSKVATTDWCDMVSQTGITHEHTLSASGGTDKIKGYASIGYLDNEGTVKGQSYTRYTTKISLDLKPTAWFSMGLNVNGTFSEQQYGSSATTTGSLLKNLPGTLYAGATSMFPYAVPFDEEGNRIEYPGGDDKVKNVADEWNHSQNERRMFRVIGSLFAQLDLGEIYFPFKGLKYRFSFGPDFRHYRNGTFRDEESLSSEGKNRASLSNQSDFSWTLDNLLYYDKEIGKHSFGVTLLQSATKYHYESSSMAAEGIPLNSAKWNALSKENISLLDDWNSSLTEKQLLSYMFRLNYDYHNRYLLTISGRWDGASQLADGNKWAFFPSAALGWRIDQEAFMENINWINQLKLRIGFGTTGNSAISPYQTKGAIVPFYYPFGSSLAPGFAASEPLTGKTVTLANQDLGWEKTTQYNIGIDYSLLKGRISGVLDFYTSHTTDLLMNMSIPSLNGYTQSYANVGETSNVGVDITLNTVNIKTRNFEWRTSLNAAWQKDKVEELANGKEDDIVNNWFIGQALGVIYGYESGGLWKEEDVELMEEYNKKGHSFQVGMARPVDQNGDKKIDPNDDRVVIGHTRPRWTLGMNNTFYYKNFELSVMLYGRFDYMVDTGGEWQGGRYMQRSINYYNENNKNADYQKPIYNIGGGDPYYRILGYKKGSFLKVRNISLGYTFPQSLIKKWNLSNLKVFVQAKNPGQIFSTIDFLELDASQSYTSTWNRGFTVGLNVGF; encoded by the coding sequence ATGCTTCTATTAATAAGCTGTCCTTTAGGGGTTTGGGCTCAAAGCAAAACTATTACAGGAGTAGTGGTTGATGTGCAGGGCGAATCAATTATTGGTGCTAACGTCCTTGTCAAAGGGACGGTAAATGGAGTAATTACCGATATCAATGGTAAATTCACACTAAATCAAGTAGCTGCTGATGCTACTCTTCAAATCAGTTTCATTGGATATAAAGAACAAACGATTTCTTTGAAAGGCAAGTCGAACATTAGAGTTGTGATGCAGGAAGATACGGAAATGTTGGATGAAGTTGTAGTAGTCGGATATGGCGTTCAAAAGAAATCGGATGTTACGGGTGCCATGATTAGTGTTAGTGCAGAAGAACTAACTTCTCGTCCTGTTTCAAATGCTTTTGAAGCTATGCAAGGAAAGGCAGCCGGAGTAGATATTACAAGTAATGAACGACCTGGTGAAATTGGTACTATTAATATACGAGGTGTGCGTTCACTGAGTGCAAGCAATACTCCTTTGTATGTAGTAGATGGAATTCCTTTGATGTCTACAAGTGGTATTGAGACCTTGAATCCTAATGATATAGAGTCTATTGATATATTGAAAGATGCATCTGCGACAGCTATTTATGGTTCACGTGGTGCCAATGGTGTAATTTTAGTAACAACCAAACAGGGTAAAGAAGGTAAGATGACCCTCAATTATTCGGGTACGGTCACTGCAGAAACATTACAGGATCATTCGAAGATGATGAACTCTGCGGAGTATATCGATTGGCGTCGTTGGTCTTATTATTACTTGAACCCGTCTAAATATCCTAGAGCTGACCAGCCTACTAAGGAAAATGATTATGAGATATTTTTGGGAGCTACTGACCCCACTGCTTGGAAAAATATAGAAAAGGGCTGGGCCGGAGGAAGTTGGGACGGTTCCAAAGTGGCTACAACCGACTGGTGTGATATGGTATCCCAAACCGGTATAACGCATGAGCATACACTTAGTGCTAGTGGAGGTACTGATAAGATAAAAGGATATGCATCCATTGGTTATTTGGATAATGAAGGTACAGTAAAAGGGCAATCTTATACTCGTTATACAACTAAAATAAGTTTGGATTTGAAACCGACTGCCTGGTTTAGTATGGGATTGAATGTTAATGGTACATTTAGTGAGCAGCAATACGGTTCGTCTGCTACTACAACAGGTTCTTTGTTGAAGAATCTTCCGGGAACATTGTATGCAGGTGCCACAAGTATGTTTCCTTATGCAGTTCCTTTTGATGAAGAAGGCAATCGTATTGAATATCCGGGTGGTGATGATAAGGTGAAGAATGTGGCGGATGAGTGGAACCACAGCCAAAATGAACGTCGTATGTTTCGTGTCATCGGTAGTTTGTTTGCACAGCTTGATTTAGGAGAAATCTATTTTCCATTCAAAGGACTGAAATATCGCTTTAGCTTCGGACCTGATTTTCGACACTATAGAAATGGTACTTTCCGCGATGAAGAGTCTTTAAGTAGTGAAGGTAAGAACCGTGCTTCTTTAAGCAATCAGTCTGATTTCTCATGGACATTGGACAACCTGTTATATTATGATAAAGAAATCGGCAAGCACTCTTTCGGGGTAACCTTGCTTCAAAGTGCTACCAAGTATCATTATGAATCATCATCTATGGCAGCGGAGGGTATTCCTTTGAATAGTGCCAAATGGAATGCGCTGTCAAAAGAAAACATATCTTTATTGGATGATTGGAATAGTTCGTTGACTGAAAAGCAGCTACTTTCTTATATGTTTCGTCTGAATTATGACTATCACAATCGATATTTATTGACCATTTCGGGTCGTTGGGACGGTGCGTCTCAGTTGGCTGATGGTAATAAGTGGGCATTTTTTCCCAGTGCAGCTTTAGGTTGGCGTATTGATCAGGAAGCATTTATGGAAAATATTAATTGGATTAATCAGTTGAAATTACGCATAGGTTTCGGTACTACAGGTAACTCCGCTATCTCTCCTTATCAGACCAAAGGGGCAATTGTGCCTTTCTATTATCCATTTGGTAGCAGTCTTGCTCCGGGATTTGCCGCTTCCGAGCCGTTAACCGGGAAGACGGTGACCTTGGCCAATCAAGATTTGGGTTGGGAGAAGACCACTCAATATAATATAGGAATTGATTACTCTTTATTGAAGGGCAGAATTTCCGGAGTACTTGATTTTTATACTTCTCATACAACAGACTTGTTAATGAATATGAGTATTCCTTCATTGAATGGCTATACACAATCTTATGCTAATGTTGGTGAGACTTCAAATGTCGGTGTTGATATTACACTGAACACGGTGAATATTAAGACTCGTAATTTTGAATGGAGGACCTCGCTTAATGCTGCCTGGCAGAAAGATAAGGTTGAAGAACTGGCAAACGGTAAAGAAGATGATATCGTAAATAATTGGTTTATTGGTCAAGCGCTGGGAGTAATTTATGGATATGAGTCAGGCGGGCTGTGGAAAGAGGAAGATGTAGAATTGATGGAAGAATATAACAAAAAAGGGCATTCTTTCCAGGTTGGTATGGCTAGACCGGTCGATCAGAATGGGGATAAAAAGATAGATCCGAATGATGACCGTGTAGTTATCGGTCATACTCGTCCGCGGTGGACATTGGGTATGAACAATACATTTTATTACAAAAACTTTGAGCTTTCTGTTATGCTGTATGGGCGCTTCGATTATATGGTTGACACGGGCGGAGAATGGCAAGGAGGCCGTTATATGCAAAGGTCTATAAACTACTATAACGAAAACAATAAGAATGCCGATTATCAGAAACCCATCTACAATATTGGTGGTGGTGATCCCTACTATCGTATTCTGGGCTATAAAAAAGGGTCGTTTCTAAAAGTACGTAATATATCTTTGGGATATACATTCCCGCAATCTCTTATCAAGAAATGGAATCTTTCCAACTTAAAAGTCTTTGTGCAGGCCAAGAATCCCGGGCAAATATTCTCTACGATTGATTTTCTTGAGCTGGATGCTTCACAGTCGTATACATCTACCTGGAATCGTGGTTTTACGGTGGGGCTGAATGTTGGATTTTAA
- a CDS encoding sulfatase-like hydrolase/transferase: MVKKNFLGGFCAVGMLVLPQIVVRGQQVTSPNTEKTNIIFILADDMGYCDLACYGNKYIETPNIDKLAAMGTSFTQCYAGSGISSPSRCALMTGRNTGNTTIRDNFCTAGGIEGLKGTKTIRRMHLLPNDTTIATVLSSAGYRTCLVNKWHLDGFNPEATPLNRGFDEFYGWLISTTYSNDPYYYPYWRFNNEKLENVKENEGDKHIKHNTDLSTEDAIKFINRNKENPFFLYLAYDAPHEPYIIDETVWYEDETWDMNTKRYAALITHMDRAIGRLLAELDRLGLRENTMVIFASDNGAAKQAPLAELGCKGSLRGMKGQLYEGGIRVPFIVNQPGKVPVQTLNNIIYFPDVLPTLAAVANATDKLPQTLNGINILPLFYGKQMNTDNRLLYWEFPGKQRAARRGDWKVVTINKNAPLELYNIKEDMTESVNLADKYPEMVAAFEKEMRRMRVPTPNWPLPGEF; this comes from the coding sequence ATGGTCAAGAAGAATTTTTTAGGAGGATTTTGTGCTGTAGGTATGTTGGTGCTTCCTCAAATAGTTGTAAGGGGGCAACAGGTAACCTCACCGAATACTGAAAAGACTAATATCATTTTTATACTAGCCGATGATATGGGGTATTGTGATTTGGCTTGTTATGGAAACAAGTATATTGAAACTCCTAATATAGATAAATTGGCGGCTATGGGCACCTCTTTTACTCAGTGTTATGCCGGTTCGGGAATAAGTTCTCCTTCCCGTTGTGCATTAATGACTGGAAGGAATACTGGAAATACCACTATTCGTGATAACTTTTGCACAGCGGGGGGAATTGAGGGATTGAAGGGTACGAAAACTATACGGAGAATGCATTTGCTACCAAATGATACGACTATTGCTACTGTGTTGAGTAGTGCCGGTTATAGGACATGTTTGGTAAATAAATGGCATTTGGATGGTTTTAATCCTGAAGCAACTCCTTTAAATCGAGGATTTGATGAGTTTTATGGTTGGCTTATTAGTACTACATACTCCAATGATCCATATTATTACCCTTATTGGCGTTTTAATAATGAGAAACTGGAAAATGTGAAAGAGAATGAAGGAGATAAACACATCAAACATAATACAGATCTTTCAACGGAGGATGCAATTAAGTTTATAAATAGAAATAAGGAGAATCCTTTCTTTCTGTATTTGGCTTATGATGCGCCACATGAACCTTATATAATTGATGAAACAGTTTGGTATGAAGATGAGACGTGGGATATGAATACTAAACGATATGCTGCTCTTATCACACACATGGACCGGGCTATCGGGCGTTTGTTGGCGGAACTTGACAGATTGGGGTTACGTGAGAATACAATGGTTATCTTTGCTTCGGATAATGGAGCTGCCAAGCAAGCGCCATTGGCGGAATTAGGATGTAAAGGCTCGCTTAGGGGGATGAAGGGACAGCTTTATGAGGGTGGAATTCGTGTACCTTTTATTGTTAATCAGCCTGGTAAAGTTCCGGTTCAGACACTGAATAATATTATTTATTTTCCAGATGTACTGCCTACACTGGCAGCGGTGGCTAATGCAACGGATAAGTTGCCCCAAACACTAAATGGTATAAATATCTTGCCTTTATTCTATGGTAAACAGATGAATACGGACAATCGTTTGTTATATTGGGAATTTCCCGGCAAGCAACGTGCAGCACGTAGAGGTGACTGGAAAGTGGTTACTATTAACAAAAATGCTCCTTTGGAATTGTATAATATAAAAGAAGATATGACTGAATCTGTGAATCTAGCTGATAAATATCCTGAAATGGTGGCTGCGTTTGAGAAAGAGATGAGAAGAATGCGTGTGCCTACTCCTAACTGGCCGTTGCCTGGTGAATTTTGA
- a CDS encoding glycoside hydrolase family 28 protein gives MKIYFVRIVLVLLMTCLSTNIQSKGIPDFSWMKQVGAVSYPAQQTVYNVVDYVAKGDAICMNTKTIQKAIDTAEQAGGGMVVFPPGIYLTGSLFVGNNVNLHISKGVTLVGSQDIVDYKKIDTRVAGIEMEWPSALINIIGKKNAAISGDGVINGRSKIFGDKYSNMRKDYEMKGLHVLYSKHITIDGIIISNNIEGHGPSTDGIDIDSSEYVLVQNSNINCNDDNFCLKAGRDSDGLQVNRPCQYVVIRDCIAGSGRRNVYLW, from the coding sequence ATGAAGATTTACTTTGTCCGGATTGTCCTGGTTCTGTTGATGACCTGTTTGAGTACAAATATTCAAAGTAAGGGAATACCGGATTTTTCTTGGATGAAACAGGTTGGTGCTGTATCTTATCCTGCACAACAAACTGTATATAATGTTGTGGATTATGTTGCTAAAGGTGATGCTATATGTATGAATACCAAGACTATTCAGAAAGCAATTGATACAGCTGAACAAGCTGGAGGTGGAATGGTCGTATTTCCTCCTGGTATTTATCTTACCGGTTCTTTGTTTGTGGGCAATAATGTAAATCTTCATATTTCCAAGGGAGTCACTTTGGTGGGTTCTCAAGATATAGTTGATTATAAAAAGATCGATACCCGTGTAGCAGGTATAGAGATGGAGTGGCCTTCTGCACTGATAAATATCATTGGCAAGAAAAATGCTGCTATTTCTGGTGATGGAGTAATTAATGGACGTAGTAAGATTTTTGGGGATAAATATTCGAATATGCGTAAAGATTACGAGATGAAAGGTTTGCATGTTTTGTATAGTAAACATATAACTATTGATGGCATTATAATCAGTAATAATATTGAGGGACATGGGCCGAGCACGGATGGTATTGATATTGATTCGTCAGAATACGTTTTGGTCCAGAATTCTAATATAAATTGCAATGATGACAACTTTTGTCTGAAGGCCGGACGTGATAGTGACGGGCTTCAGGTCAATCGTCCTTGTCAATATGTGGTAATTCGTGATTGTATAGCAGGTTCGGGGAGGAGGAATGTTTACTTGTGGTAG
- a CDS encoding pectate lyase family protein: MKNTFLITCLLFAVTCMQAQQIAFPGAEGYGKWTVGGRGGRVLTVTNLNDSGEGSFRDAVEQIGARIVIFAVDGTIELKSPLRINNDSITIAGQSAPGDGICLKDYPLVVNASNVIIRYIRVRVGDRYRLDSDGVGGGRYGQKNVILDHLSVSWSIDECLSIYKTENLTVQWCLVAHSLNTSVHTKGSHGFGGIWGGYKATFHHNLLANHASRNPRFSSVDGTKWVDYRNNVVYNWGFKTAYGGGHHAEINMVNNYYKPGPASQHHRLLDVAEDGTGRYYVAGNVMEGDDTVTHDNHSAITDCAGKCYIPGRKSAGPDSGISLEAIPTSGEECASCLVGSPFPNEPIHEDTPVVAYQRILESVGCSFSQDSYDREVLRQVREGIGTFGTDGIINSQEDVGGWPVLKSGKALKDSDGDGMPDAWESKHGLNPESASDASAYTLNESYTNIEVYLNSLCR, encoded by the coding sequence ATGAAGAATACTTTTCTTATCACTTGCCTGCTTTTTGCAGTTACTTGTATGCAAGCGCAACAAATAGCTTTTCCCGGAGCTGAGGGTTATGGTAAATGGACTGTTGGCGGACGTGGTGGTCGTGTACTTACCGTGACTAATCTGAATGACAGTGGTGAAGGCAGTTTCCGTGATGCGGTGGAGCAAATAGGCGCTCGTATAGTGATCTTTGCTGTGGATGGAACCATTGAGTTAAAGTCGCCGCTTCGTATAAATAATGATAGTATTACTATCGCGGGACAATCTGCGCCGGGTGACGGTATTTGTCTGAAGGATTATCCGCTAGTGGTGAATGCCAGCAATGTTATCATACGTTATATCCGTGTACGTGTGGGCGATCGATACCGTTTGGACAGTGACGGTGTGGGTGGTGGACGTTACGGACAGAAGAATGTGATTCTCGACCATCTCTCTGTTAGTTGGAGCATTGATGAGTGTCTCTCTATCTATAAAACCGAGAATCTTACCGTACAGTGGTGCTTGGTTGCTCATAGTCTGAACACCTCGGTTCATACAAAAGGAAGTCATGGCTTTGGAGGTATTTGGGGAGGATATAAGGCTACTTTCCATCATAATCTGTTAGCCAATCATGCAAGCCGCAATCCTCGTTTCTCTTCTGTAGATGGTACGAAATGGGTGGATTACCGTAATAATGTTGTGTATAATTGGGGATTCAAGACCGCTTATGGAGGTGGACATCATGCTGAGATTAATATGGTGAATAATTATTATAAGCCGGGACCGGCTTCTCAGCACCACCGTTTGCTTGATGTTGCAGAGGATGGGACAGGACGTTATTATGTGGCTGGTAACGTGATGGAAGGTGATGATACTGTGACACATGATAATCACAGTGCTATAACTGATTGCGCCGGGAAATGTTATATACCCGGCAGAAAAAGTGCCGGACCGGATTCCGGGATTTCTCTCGAAGCTATTCCGACTTCGGGTGAAGAATGTGCATCCTGTTTGGTCGGCTCTCCTTTTCCGAATGAACCGATCCATGAAGATACCCCTGTTGTTGCTTATCAGCGGATTTTGGAATCTGTGGGATGTAGTTTCTCACAGGATAGCTATGATCGTGAGGTCTTACGTCAAGTAAGAGAGGGGATTGGTACATTCGGTACAGACGGTATTATCAACTCACAGGAAGATGTAGGCGGTTGGCCTGTTTTAAAATCAGGGAAAGCGTTGAAAGACAGTGATGGAGACGGTATGCCCGATGCTTGGGAAAGTAAGCATGGCTTAAATCCGGAAAGTGCTTCAGATGCATCTGCTTATACATTAAATGAGAGTTATACTAATATTGAAGTTTATTTAAATAGTTTGTGCCGATAA